A genomic stretch from Georgenia muralis includes:
- a CDS encoding glycoside hydrolase family 15 protein: MGLRIEDYATVGDLHTMALVGRDGAIDWLCLPRFDSPACFAALLGNDDAGTWRIAPAGAGMCSRRRYRGDSLVLETEWDTPDGTVRLIDLMPVRDREADVVRIVEGVSGRVPMRMELRLRFDYGHVVPWVKRHGHELSAIAGPDAVWLDTPAPLEGRNLTTVSEFEVSAGQRVPFVLTHHPSHQPAPARRDPERVLAETEAFWADWIGRLTYDGDWADAVRRSLVVLKGLTYAPTGGIVAAATTSLPEQLGGRRNWDYRFCWLRDATFTLQALLGTGFVKEAGAWRDWLLRAVAGDPADLQIMYGIDGTRRLPEYELDWLPGYERSAPVRIGNAAARQVQLDVWGEVLDGLHVAREAHLDHVTEAWELQKAILDYLEGHWRDQDHSLWEVRGPTRDFVHSKVMAWAGLDRAVQAVERWGLDGPVARWRALRSEIHAEVCDRGYDADRRTFTQSYGSRGLDAALLLIPQTGFLPWDDDRVVGTVDAVRRELVQDGFVLRYRPEGGVDGLPGDEGTFLACSFWLADALHATGRGAAAVALFERLLSVRNDVGLLAEEYDPYLRRQLGNFPQAFSHVGLVNTARHLSGTRPASSPACPAP; encoded by the coding sequence ATGGGGCTGCGCATCGAGGACTACGCAACGGTCGGTGACCTCCACACCATGGCGCTGGTCGGCCGGGACGGGGCGATCGACTGGCTGTGCCTCCCTCGCTTCGACTCACCGGCGTGCTTCGCCGCCCTCCTCGGCAACGACGACGCGGGCACGTGGCGGATCGCTCCGGCCGGCGCCGGCATGTGTTCACGCCGCCGGTACCGCGGCGACAGCCTGGTCCTGGAGACGGAGTGGGACACCCCGGACGGCACCGTGCGCCTCATCGACCTCATGCCGGTGCGTGACCGTGAGGCGGACGTCGTGCGCATCGTGGAGGGCGTCTCCGGACGCGTCCCGATGCGCATGGAGCTGCGGCTGCGGTTCGACTACGGCCATGTCGTCCCCTGGGTGAAGCGGCACGGCCACGAGCTGTCCGCGATCGCGGGGCCCGACGCCGTGTGGCTCGACACCCCCGCGCCGCTGGAGGGCCGGAATCTCACGACGGTGTCCGAGTTCGAGGTCTCGGCGGGGCAGCGGGTGCCGTTCGTGCTGACCCACCACCCCTCGCACCAGCCCGCACCCGCGCGCCGGGACCCTGAGCGTGTGCTGGCAGAGACCGAGGCGTTCTGGGCGGACTGGATCGGGCGCCTGACCTACGACGGCGACTGGGCGGACGCCGTGCGGCGCTCCCTCGTCGTACTCAAGGGGCTGACCTATGCACCGACGGGCGGCATCGTCGCGGCGGCGACGACATCGCTGCCCGAGCAGCTCGGCGGTCGGCGGAACTGGGACTATCGGTTCTGCTGGCTGCGCGACGCGACGTTCACCCTCCAGGCGCTCCTCGGCACGGGGTTCGTCAAGGAGGCCGGCGCGTGGCGGGACTGGCTGCTGCGCGCCGTCGCCGGCGATCCTGCCGACCTCCAGATCATGTACGGGATCGACGGCACGCGGCGTCTGCCGGAGTACGAGCTCGACTGGCTGCCCGGGTACGAGCGCTCGGCCCCGGTGCGGATCGGCAACGCCGCCGCCCGCCAGGTCCAGCTGGACGTCTGGGGCGAGGTCCTGGACGGGCTCCACGTGGCTCGTGAGGCCCACCTTGACCACGTCACCGAGGCGTGGGAGCTGCAGAAGGCCATCCTGGACTACCTGGAGGGGCACTGGCGCGACCAGGACCACAGCCTGTGGGAGGTCCGGGGGCCGACCCGGGACTTCGTGCACTCCAAGGTCATGGCCTGGGCGGGACTCGACCGCGCGGTTCAGGCGGTGGAGCGGTGGGGGCTCGACGGCCCTGTCGCCCGGTGGAGGGCGCTACGGTCGGAGATCCACGCCGAGGTGTGTGATCGGGGCTACGACGCCGACCGTCGGACCTTCACCCAGTCCTACGGCTCGCGCGGTCTCGACGCCGCGCTCCTCCTCATACCCCAGACCGGCTTCCTCCCCTGGGACGACGACCGCGTCGTCGGCACGGTCGACGCCGTGCGCCGAGAGCTCGTCCAGGACGGCTTCGTCCTGCGATATCGTCCCGAGGGCGGTGTGGACGGTCTGCCCGGCGACGAGGGCACTTTTTTGGCGTGCAGCTTCTGGCTCGCCGACGCCCTCCACGCCACCGGCCGCGGGGCGGCGGCGGTCGCCCTCTTCGAGCGGCTGCTGTCGGTGCGCAACGACGTCGGTCTGCTCGCCGAGGAGTACGACCCTTACCTGCGCCGGCAGCTCGGCAACTTCCCGCAGGCGTTCAGCCACGTGGGCCTCGTCAACACGGCGCGTCACCTGAGCGGGACCCGGCCGGCGTCTTCACCCGCATGCCCGGCTCCTTGA
- a CDS encoding MFS transporter, producing MTDPRQPATGTRASPRLFDRFSVGMYSAFLLWNWLLYAYGPAVQLLGADLGFSAAAIGLHGVALAVGTALAGVCLPVAVRALGRRGALLCGATTVALGAVGLTALSDLPGTMGATVVLALGGNLAIAAAQAGLVVHHTVNSAASVSTANGLGTLVGLFGPLLIGASVAVGWGWRPVVLVTVPVAIAVAVLWVRMPALPALTPRPTWTSPRGRGAATPASLTPETGAKAPDRTRNPLPAAGWWFLLAALMGVAIENATTFWALTLLVERTGAGAGLAAAAGAAFVAGMATSRLTSRVVTAGRSPATVVVGAFVVTVAGWLVLWLSTAPAVAMVGLALAGMGCGLLYPLSASLLLSTARGSTDAAQGVIMLAIGVAVGVVPFALGVLAGLFGVHTAFLLVPGLAAAGLAATRLGTRQMRGSPARAT from the coding sequence GTGACGGACCCCCGGCAGCCGGCGACCGGTACTCGGGCGTCGCCGCGGTTGTTCGACCGGTTCAGCGTCGGGATGTACTCGGCCTTCCTCCTGTGGAACTGGTTGCTCTACGCCTACGGGCCGGCTGTCCAGCTGCTCGGGGCGGACCTGGGCTTCAGCGCCGCGGCGATCGGCCTGCACGGTGTCGCACTGGCCGTCGGCACCGCCCTCGCCGGTGTGTGCCTGCCGGTCGCGGTCCGGGCTCTGGGGCGGCGTGGCGCACTCCTGTGCGGGGCGACGACGGTCGCCCTCGGCGCCGTCGGGCTGACCGCGCTCTCCGACCTGCCAGGGACGATGGGTGCGACCGTGGTGCTCGCGCTGGGCGGGAACCTCGCGATCGCGGCGGCCCAGGCAGGTCTGGTGGTGCACCACACGGTGAACAGCGCCGCCTCGGTGTCCACCGCGAACGGCCTGGGCACGCTCGTGGGCCTGTTCGGACCGCTGCTCATCGGCGCGTCCGTCGCCGTCGGCTGGGGCTGGCGCCCGGTCGTGCTGGTGACCGTCCCGGTGGCCATCGCGGTCGCCGTGCTCTGGGTGCGGATGCCGGCCCTGCCGGCGCTGACACCACGACCGACCTGGACATCACCCCGAGGCCGCGGCGCGGCGACCCCTGCGTCGCTGACGCCCGAGACCGGCGCCAAGGCGCCGGACCGCACGCGCAACCCGCTGCCCGCCGCGGGCTGGTGGTTCCTCCTCGCCGCACTAATGGGTGTCGCGATCGAGAACGCGACCACGTTCTGGGCGCTCACGCTCCTGGTGGAACGCACCGGTGCCGGCGCAGGGCTGGCGGCCGCGGCGGGCGCAGCCTTCGTCGCGGGCATGGCCACGTCGCGGCTGACGTCCCGCGTGGTCACGGCAGGCAGGTCACCCGCGACGGTCGTCGTCGGCGCGTTCGTCGTCACGGTCGCAGGGTGGCTCGTGCTCTGGCTCTCCACCGCACCGGCCGTCGCCATGGTCGGGCTCGCCCTCGCCGGCATGGGGTGCGGCCTGCTGTACCCGCTCTCGGCGAGCCTGCTGCTCTCGACGGCCCGTGGCAGCACCGATGCGGCCCAGGGAGTGATCATGCTCGCCATCGGTGTCGCGGTCGGGGTCGTCCCGTTCGCGCTCGGCGTGCTCGCGGGGCTCTTCGGCGTGCACACCGCCTTCCTGCTCGTCCCGGGCCTTGCCGCAGCGGGCCTGGCCGCCACCCGGTTGGGAACTCGTCAGATGCGCGGCTCCCCCGCACGCGCCACATGA
- a CDS encoding DUF6653 family protein, whose translation MSHRLAGLSHTVFARHSNPWSAWTRWLSTPLVLVPLWTRRWSHAAIIGAWMAANPVIFPRPADEHAWSTRVVLGEEQWITDRPRDTAMAVNAAATLAGVTALVAARRHRAAPAAGATAVVMALLLVYWRLMARYHDQHRRAGTG comes from the coding sequence ATGTCCCACCGCCTCGCCGGGCTCAGTCACACGGTCTTCGCCCGCCACTCCAACCCGTGGAGCGCCTGGACCCGCTGGCTGAGCACCCCGCTCGTGCTGGTCCCGCTGTGGACACGGCGGTGGAGCCACGCCGCAATCATCGGTGCCTGGATGGCCGCCAACCCCGTGATCTTCCCGAGGCCGGCGGACGAGCACGCCTGGTCCACCCGGGTGGTCCTGGGCGAGGAGCAGTGGATCACCGATCGGCCCCGCGACACGGCGATGGCCGTCAACGCGGCGGCCACGCTGGCCGGCGTCACCGCACTGGTCGCCGCCCGGCGGCACCGGGCCGCACCGGCGGCCGGCGCCACCGCGGTCGTCATGGCGCTGCTCCTGGTCTACTGGCGGCTCATGGCGCGCTATCACGACCAGCACCGGCGCGCCGGCACCGGCTGA
- the dnaG gene encoding DNA primase, which produces MPGLIRREDIATVRERARIEEIVGTYVTLRPAGVGSMKGLCPFHDERTPSFHVRPQLGLWHCFGCDEGGDVISFVQKIDHLPFSEAVEHLAGKVGVQLRYEDGGTGRPREEHGRRQRLVDAHRVAEEFYAGQLDTPGAEQARQFLAERGFDRAAAATFGVGYAPQGWDHLMRHLRGRGFTEAELTASGLVSQGNRGIYDRFRGRLVWPIRDITGDTVGFGARRLFEDDQGPKYLNTPETPIYKKSQVLYGLDLAKRAIAKERRVVVVEGYTDVMAAHLAGVGTAVATCGTAFGTDHIRIVRRLLGDSADPASGVIFSSGATHGGEVIFTFDGDAAGQKAALRAFDEDQRFATQTFVAVGPDGLDPCDLRLQRGDEAVRELVSTRQPLFAFAIRSVLAQLDLGTAEGRVAALRAAAPVVASIRDRALRAEYARELAGWLGMDEISVRRAVQVAERAPRPGGADGGAGGRDGGGRDGGGRDAAPDGSRGQWRPDGGGGRHGEGGGRYDGGARTGGGARQEGGWVRGDVNRLSGSNGQGRQGGGERRMREDPVARLEREVLEVVLQLPQHALGAGFDDLAPDTFTVPAYRGVHDAIRAAGGTRAYGERVEQVAAAGGGDAARQAAGWWAEEVRENAAGPVAGVLTELAVAPLPEDRPDALGGYAQGVLTALIRMGLTREIADVKGRLQRTDPGDPTYAATFGELVTLENRRRALRTE; this is translated from the coding sequence ATGCCAGGGCTCATCCGTCGCGAGGACATCGCCACCGTCCGCGAACGGGCCCGCATCGAGGAGATCGTCGGCACGTACGTCACGCTCCGGCCCGCAGGCGTGGGATCGATGAAGGGGCTGTGCCCCTTCCACGACGAACGCACGCCCTCCTTCCACGTCCGGCCCCAGCTGGGCCTGTGGCACTGCTTCGGCTGCGACGAGGGCGGCGACGTCATCTCCTTCGTCCAGAAGATCGACCACCTGCCCTTCAGCGAGGCGGTCGAGCACCTCGCCGGCAAGGTGGGCGTGCAGCTGCGCTACGAGGACGGCGGGACGGGCCGTCCCCGTGAGGAGCACGGCCGCCGTCAGCGCCTGGTCGACGCCCACCGCGTGGCGGAGGAGTTCTACGCCGGCCAGCTCGACACCCCGGGGGCTGAGCAGGCGCGGCAGTTCCTCGCCGAGCGCGGGTTCGACCGGGCTGCCGCCGCGACCTTCGGCGTCGGGTACGCCCCGCAGGGGTGGGACCACCTCATGCGGCACCTGCGCGGGAGGGGCTTCACCGAGGCCGAGCTCACCGCCTCCGGCCTGGTCTCCCAGGGCAACCGGGGCATCTACGACCGCTTCCGCGGCCGGCTCGTCTGGCCCATCCGGGACATCACCGGCGACACCGTGGGCTTCGGGGCCCGGCGCCTCTTCGAGGACGACCAGGGGCCGAAGTACCTCAACACCCCCGAGACCCCCATCTACAAGAAGTCCCAGGTCCTCTACGGCCTCGACCTGGCCAAGCGGGCGATCGCCAAGGAGCGACGCGTCGTCGTCGTCGAGGGCTACACCGACGTCATGGCCGCGCACCTCGCGGGCGTGGGCACCGCCGTGGCGACCTGCGGCACGGCGTTCGGCACCGACCACATCCGCATCGTGCGGCGCCTGCTGGGCGACTCGGCCGACCCGGCCTCGGGGGTGATCTTCTCCTCCGGCGCCACGCACGGCGGGGAGGTCATCTTCACCTTCGACGGCGACGCCGCCGGGCAGAAGGCCGCCCTGCGGGCGTTCGACGAGGACCAGCGGTTCGCGACGCAGACCTTCGTCGCCGTCGGGCCGGACGGGCTCGACCCCTGCGACCTGCGCCTGCAGCGCGGCGACGAGGCCGTGCGGGAGCTCGTCAGCACCCGGCAGCCGCTGTTCGCGTTCGCGATCCGCTCCGTCCTGGCCCAGCTCGACCTGGGGACGGCGGAGGGCCGGGTCGCCGCCCTGCGCGCCGCCGCGCCGGTGGTGGCGAGCATCCGGGACCGGGCGCTGCGGGCCGAGTACGCCCGCGAGCTCGCCGGGTGGCTCGGCATGGACGAGATCAGCGTGCGGCGCGCGGTCCAGGTGGCCGAGCGGGCGCCGCGCCCGGGTGGGGCCGACGGCGGAGCGGGTGGTCGTGACGGCGGTGGTCGTGACGGCGGGGGCCGGGACGCCGCTCCCGACGGCTCGCGTGGCCAGTGGCGACCCGACGGTGGCGGTGGTCGCCACGGCGAGGGTGGCGGGCGCTACGACGGCGGCGCGCGCACCGGTGGTGGCGCACGCCAGGAAGGCGGCTGGGTGCGTGGTGACGTCAACCGGTTGTCCGGGTCGAACGGCCAGGGCCGCCAGGGCGGTGGCGAGCGTCGGATGCGTGAGGACCCGGTGGCCCGGCTCGAGCGCGAGGTGCTCGAGGTCGTCCTGCAGCTCCCGCAGCACGCCCTCGGAGCCGGCTTCGACGACCTCGCGCCGGACACGTTCACCGTGCCGGCCTACCGGGGCGTGCACGACGCCATCCGGGCGGCGGGGGGCACGCGCGCGTACGGCGAGCGCGTCGAGCAGGTCGCGGCCGCCGGCGGCGGTGACGCGGCGCGACAGGCGGCGGGCTGGTGGGCCGAGGAGGTGCGCGAGAACGCCGCCGGGCCGGTGGCCGGCGTCCTCACCGAGCTCGCGGTGGCGCCGCTGCCCGAGGACCGGCCCGACGCCCTCGGCGGCTACGCCCAGGGCGTCCTGACCGCGCTCATACGGATGGGCCTCACCCGGGAGATCGCCGACGTCAAGGGCCGGCTGCAGCGCACGGATCCCGGCGACCCCACCTATGCGGCCACGTTCGGCGAGCTCGTGACCCTGGAGAACCGGCGGCGCGCCCTCCGCACCGAGTAA
- a CDS encoding deoxyguanosinetriphosphate triphosphohydrolase produces the protein MPDAPLVPGPGAAPGADDAYTGRDRERWSQEQAKSPRRTAFERDRARVLHSSALRRLGAKTQVLGPSSDDFVRTRLTHSLEVAQVGRELGKALGCDPDVVDTACLSHDLGHPPFGHNGERALHEVARGIGGFEGNAQTLRLLSRLEPKVFTAEGECVGLNLTRASLDAATKYPWLPGEGPAREDGTTTRKFGVYPEDLPVFTWLRQGAPDLRRCLEAQVMDLADDISYSVHDVEDAIVGGRVEMDVLRRQGEQARVVAQVRDWYDPPVSDDELGAALERLLADPVWVRSYDGSRRDLAGLKDMTSQLIGRFCGAAEDATRARYGRGRLTRYAADLVVPDPTLAEILVLKGVAALYVMAPRELEPLYLAQRTIVFDLVDALATGGERHLEAPFAADYREAGDDAGRLRAVVDQVASLTDPSAQQWHARLCGMLSEVY, from the coding sequence GTGCCCGACGCCCCGCTCGTCCCCGGCCCGGGGGCCGCCCCCGGTGCCGACGACGCGTACACCGGCCGCGACCGGGAGCGCTGGTCGCAGGAGCAGGCCAAGAGCCCGCGCCGGACGGCCTTCGAGCGCGACCGCGCACGTGTCCTGCACTCCTCGGCCCTGCGCCGGCTGGGGGCCAAGACGCAGGTGCTCGGTCCGAGCAGCGACGACTTCGTCCGCACGCGGCTGACCCACTCGCTCGAGGTCGCGCAGGTGGGCCGCGAGCTCGGCAAGGCGCTGGGGTGCGATCCCGACGTCGTCGACACCGCGTGCCTGTCCCACGACCTCGGCCACCCCCCGTTCGGCCACAACGGCGAGCGGGCCCTGCACGAGGTGGCCCGTGGCATCGGCGGGTTCGAGGGCAACGCCCAGACCCTCCGGCTGCTCTCCCGGCTCGAGCCGAAGGTGTTCACCGCCGAGGGGGAGTGCGTGGGCCTCAACCTCACGCGGGCCAGCCTGGACGCCGCGACGAAGTACCCGTGGCTGCCGGGCGAGGGCCCGGCCCGGGAGGACGGCACCACCACCCGCAAGTTCGGCGTCTACCCCGAGGACCTGCCCGTCTTCACCTGGCTACGACAGGGAGCGCCCGACCTCCGGCGCTGCCTCGAGGCCCAGGTCATGGACCTCGCCGACGACATCTCCTACTCCGTCCACGACGTCGAGGACGCCATCGTCGGCGGTCGCGTGGAGATGGACGTGCTGCGGCGCCAGGGCGAGCAGGCCCGCGTCGTGGCCCAGGTGCGCGACTGGTACGACCCGCCGGTCTCCGACGACGAGCTGGGCGCGGCGCTCGAGCGACTCCTCGCCGACCCCGTCTGGGTGCGCTCCTACGACGGCTCGCGGCGCGACCTGGCGGGCCTGAAGGACATGACGAGCCAGCTCATCGGCCGGTTCTGTGGGGCGGCGGAGGACGCCACGCGCGCACGCTACGGCCGGGGGCGCCTGACGCGCTACGCCGCCGACCTCGTCGTCCCGGACCCCACCCTCGCCGAGATCCTCGTCCTCAAGGGCGTCGCGGCGCTGTACGTCATGGCCCCGCGCGAGCTCGAACCGCTCTACCTGGCGCAGCGGACCATCGTCTTCGACCTCGTCGACGCCCTCGCCACGGGCGGGGAGCGGCACCTCGAGGCGCCCTTCGCGGCCGACTACCGGGAGGCCGGTGACGACGCCGGTCGGCTCCGCGCGGTCGTGGACCAGGTCGCCTCCCTCACCGACCCCTCGGCCCAGCAGTGGCACGCGCGCCTGTGCGGGATGCTCTCCGAGGTGTACTGA
- a CDS encoding sugar ABC transporter permease, whose amino-acid sequence MVTTTAAPSVNRTSRKRWFLDVGFRHVVGVLAVVYAAFPIVYIISAALNPGGTLTGSNALFENFSGENFADLNRTFFWTWAGNTLFIGVVTAVGTVLMGAAAAYAFSRFRFTGRRLGLMALLVIQMFPQLLAFVAIFLLLLGLGNVVPVLGLNSKLGLIAVYLGGALGVNTFLMYGFFNTIPKELDEAAKIDGASHAVIFWTIILRLVAPILAVVGLLSFISTFSDFILARTILQSEENWTLAVGLYGWVSSLLEANWGQFAAGAVISAIPVLLLFLFLQRYIVGGLTAGSVKG is encoded by the coding sequence ATGGTCACGACCACCGCAGCGCCCTCCGTGAACCGCACCAGCCGCAAGCGCTGGTTCCTCGACGTCGGGTTCCGCCACGTCGTCGGCGTGCTCGCCGTCGTGTACGCGGCGTTCCCCATCGTCTACATCATCTCCGCGGCCCTGAACCCCGGCGGCACTCTCACCGGCTCGAACGCCCTCTTCGAGAACTTCAGCGGCGAGAACTTTGCCGACCTCAACCGGACGTTCTTCTGGACGTGGGCGGGCAACACCCTCTTCATTGGAGTCGTCACAGCCGTGGGGACGGTGCTCATGGGGGCAGCCGCCGCCTACGCCTTCTCGCGCTTCCGGTTCACCGGCAGACGGCTCGGCCTGATGGCACTCCTCGTCATCCAGATGTTTCCCCAGCTCCTCGCCTTCGTCGCGATCTTCCTGCTGCTCCTGGGCCTGGGCAACGTAGTGCCGGTGCTCGGGCTGAACAGCAAGCTCGGGCTGATCGCCGTCTACCTGGGTGGGGCGCTCGGGGTGAACACGTTCCTCATGTACGGCTTCTTCAACACCATCCCCAAGGAGCTCGACGAGGCGGCCAAGATCGACGGGGCCTCGCACGCCGTGATCTTCTGGACGATCATCCTGCGCCTGGTCGCACCGATCCTCGCCGTCGTCGGGCTCCTGTCCTTCATCAGCACGTTCTCGGACTTCATCCTGGCGAGGACCATCCTGCAGTCGGAGGAGAACTGGACGCTCGCGGTCGGTCTCTACGGGTGGGTGTCATCCCTCCTTGAGGCGAACTGGGGACAGTTCGCCGCCGGCGCCGTCATCTCGGCGATCCCGGTGCTGCTGCTCTTCCTCTTCCTGCAGCGCTACATCGTGGGCGGTCTCACCGCCGGCTCCGTGAAGGGCTGA
- a CDS encoding ABC transporter permease subunit, which translates to MSVQPAAGSTTRRRRVRPRPSESHANTFSGGFVAKLIVMAAVNALGVYVILAAWAEESYGILAVMVALLVAANVVYFSRRMLPMKYLLPGLAFLLVYQVFVIGYTGWVAFTNYGDGHNSTKADAVEALLVQNERRVEGSAAYPLVVLGDGDELAFGIVNANGDVRVGRAETPLETVEDATVADGAVTEVPGYDTLSRQDILARQAEITALRVPVSDDPEDGSIRTTDARNGYVYISTLAYDEAAGTMTDTQTGTVYEPDDNGQFVSADGQTLPVGWRVNVGFENFATAFGDARYSTPFLKVLVWTIAFAFLSVATTFFLGLFLAMVFNDERVKGRKIYRTLLILPYAFPGFLSALLWSGLLNRRFGFVNQVLLGGAEIPWLTDEWLAKLSVLGVNLWLGFPYMFLIATGALQSIPKDVMEAATIDGAGRVRTWWSVTMPLLMVSTAPLLISSFAFNFNNFNLIYMLTGGGPRMEDASVPIGHTDILISMVYSISGLDGTAAKNYGLASALSIVIFIIVATISVISFRKTRSLEEIN; encoded by the coding sequence ATGAGTGTCCAGCCCGCAGCGGGGAGCACGACGCGCAGGCGTCGCGTTCGTCCGAGGCCGAGCGAATCCCACGCCAACACCTTCAGCGGCGGGTTCGTCGCCAAGCTGATCGTCATGGCCGCCGTCAACGCACTCGGCGTCTACGTCATCCTTGCCGCCTGGGCCGAGGAGTCCTACGGGATCCTCGCCGTGATGGTGGCGCTGCTGGTGGCCGCGAACGTCGTCTACTTCTCGCGGCGCATGCTCCCGATGAAGTACCTCCTGCCGGGCCTCGCGTTCCTCCTCGTCTACCAGGTGTTCGTCATCGGCTACACCGGCTGGGTGGCGTTCACCAACTACGGCGACGGGCACAACTCGACCAAGGCCGACGCCGTGGAGGCCCTTCTGGTGCAGAACGAGCGCCGTGTCGAGGGCTCGGCCGCCTACCCCCTCGTGGTCCTCGGTGACGGTGACGAGCTCGCGTTCGGCATCGTCAACGCGAACGGCGACGTACGCGTGGGCCGTGCGGAGACGCCGCTGGAGACGGTGGAGGACGCCACCGTCGCCGACGGTGCCGTCACGGAGGTTCCCGGCTACGACACCCTGTCCCGCCAGGACATCCTCGCGCGCCAGGCGGAGATCACCGCGCTGCGTGTGCCGGTCTCGGACGACCCGGAGGACGGGTCGATCAGGACTACGGACGCCCGCAACGGCTATGTCTACATCTCCACGCTGGCGTACGACGAGGCCGCCGGCACGATGACGGACACCCAGACCGGGACGGTCTACGAGCCCGACGACAACGGCCAGTTCGTCTCCGCCGACGGGCAGACGCTCCCGGTGGGCTGGCGTGTCAACGTCGGCTTCGAGAACTTCGCCACGGCTTTCGGCGACGCCCGGTACTCCACCCCGTTCCTCAAGGTGCTCGTCTGGACGATTGCCTTCGCCTTCCTCTCGGTGGCGACGACGTTCTTCTTGGGCCTGTTCCTGGCGATGGTCTTCAACGACGAGCGGGTGAAGGGGCGCAAGATCTACCGGACGCTCTTGATCCTTCCGTACGCCTTCCCCGGATTCCTCTCGGCGCTGCTGTGGTCGGGTCTGCTGAACCGGCGGTTCGGCTTCGTCAACCAGGTGCTGCTGGGCGGAGCGGAGATCCCGTGGCTGACGGACGAGTGGCTCGCCAAGCTTTCCGTGCTCGGGGTGAACCTCTGGCTCGGCTTCCCCTACATGTTCCTCATCGCCACCGGTGCCCTGCAGTCCATCCCCAAGGACGTCATGGAGGCCGCCACCATCGACGGGGCCGGCCGCGTCCGAACCTGGTGGTCGGTGACCATGCCGTTACTCATGGTGTCGACAGCGCCGCTCCTCATCTCGTCCTTCGCGTTCAACTTCAACAACTTCAACCTCATCTACATGCTCACCGGGGGCGGCCCCCGGATGGAGGACGCCTCCGTGCCGATCGGTCATACGGACATCCTGATCTCGATGGTGTATTCCATCTCCGGCCTGGACGGCACCGCGGCCAAGAACTACGGCCTCGCGAGTGCGCTCTCGATCGTCATCTTCATCATCGTCGCGACGATCTCGGTGATCAGCTTCCGGAAGACCCGCTCGCTCGAGGAGATCAACTGA
- a CDS encoding sugar ABC transporter substrate-binding protein yields MRRSITLAAAVGMTMALAACGGGGDATDDETTAAPAAEETTEAGTEAAGDGGTLTVWVDETRQAAVETAAAAFEEETGTAVETVLKNFEDIRADFNAQVPTGEGPDITVGAHDWLGELTANGVVAPIELGDKAAEFETVAVEAFTQDGQVYGLPYAVENIGLIRNTALAPEAPATWDDAIAAGEAAGTEYPILIQMGEEGDPYTMYPMQTSFGAPVFVQNEDGSYSPELALGGEAGNAFATWLAEQGAAGNLDTAVTYDIAVEAFANGQSPFIIGGPWMIASFEGLDLAVDPIPSAGGEPAQPFAGVQGFYVNAQSENAILANDFLVNYMATEDAQLALYEAGDRPPALTAAADTAAADPVTDGFRTVGADAVPMPSIPEMGSVWAFWGVTEAGIVNGSLEPVAAWEKMVSDIQGALDAAA; encoded by the coding sequence ATGCGACGGAGCATCACCCTTGCGGCCGCGGTCGGCATGACCATGGCGCTTGCCGCGTGCGGCGGGGGCGGCGACGCCACCGACGACGAGACCACCGCAGCCCCGGCGGCCGAGGAGACCACCGAGGCCGGTACCGAGGCGGCCGGCGACGGCGGAACTCTCACCGTCTGGGTCGACGAGACCCGGCAGGCTGCCGTCGAGACCGCCGCTGCGGCGTTCGAGGAGGAGACCGGGACCGCCGTCGAGACGGTGCTCAAGAACTTCGAGGACATCCGGGCGGACTTCAACGCCCAGGTCCCCACCGGTGAGGGCCCGGACATCACCGTCGGCGCCCACGACTGGCTCGGTGAGCTCACAGCCAACGGTGTCGTCGCCCCGATCGAGCTCGGTGACAAGGCCGCCGAGTTCGAGACCGTCGCGGTCGAGGCCTTCACGCAGGACGGCCAGGTCTACGGCCTGCCCTACGCGGTGGAGAACATCGGTCTGATCCGTAACACCGCCCTCGCTCCCGAGGCGCCGGCCACGTGGGACGACGCGATCGCGGCAGGCGAGGCAGCCGGCACCGAGTACCCGATCCTCATCCAGATGGGCGAGGAGGGTGACCCCTACACGATGTACCCGATGCAGACGTCCTTCGGTGCCCCTGTGTTCGTGCAGAACGAGGACGGCTCCTACAGCCCCGAGCTCGCCCTCGGCGGTGAGGCCGGCAACGCCTTCGCGACCTGGCTCGCCGAGCAGGGTGCGGCGGGGAACCTTGACACGGCCGTCACCTACGACATCGCCGTGGAAGCCTTCGCCAACGGGCAGTCGCCCTTCATCATCGGCGGGCCCTGGATGATCGCCAGCTTCGAGGGCCTCGACCTCGCCGTCGACCCGATCCCGAGCGCGGGCGGGGAGCCGGCACAGCCGTTCGCGGGCGTCCAGGGCTTCTACGTCAACGCGCAGAGCGAGAACGCGATCCTGGCCAACGACTTCCTCGTCAACTACATGGCCACCGAGGACGCCCAGCTCGCGCTGTACGAGGCGGGCGACCGACCGCCGGCCTTGACCGCCGCTGCTGACACCGCGGCCGCGGACCCGGTCACGGACGGTTTCCGGACCGTCGGCGCCGACGCGGTGCCGATGCCGTCGATCCCCGAGATGGGTTCCGTGTGGGCCTTCTGGGGTGTCACCGAGGCGGGGATCGTCAACGGCTCCCTCGAGCCGGTGGCCGCGTGGGAGAAGATGGTCTCCGACATCCAGGGCGCGCTGGACGCCGCGGCCTGA